In Hyphomicrobium denitrificans 1NES1, the genomic stretch GGTGATCGTTTTTTCGATGCTGCGCAGAATGCGCGTCTCGTCGCGAATGCCGAGCGTTACTATCGCGTGATGTATTACGGATCCCGCGCGTCCTGGAATTTGCGCGACAGCCACATGTTCGAGACTCTAAAACATGTGCTCCATTTCCATGGGCCCGACGCGAAGGTGATCGTCTGGGCACACAACTCCCATGTCGGAGATGCATCCGCGACGGAAATGAGTCGGCGCGGCGAATACAACATCGGGCAGCTTTGCCGGCAATATTTCGATCCCGAATGCTATTCCATTGGCTTCGGAACAAACGACGGGACCGTTGCGGCCGCCTCGGCATGGGATGGTCCGATGCAGGTCATGAACATCCGCCCCGCACATCCACAGAGCTACGAACGACTTTTTCACCTCACGAACGCACCGGCATTGATGCTGCCACTCAAAGGAAGGACTCAGGAGGATCTCGTCGGAAGATTGATGAAGCCGCTGCTCGAACGCGCGATCGGCGTGATCTACCGCCCCGAGAGCGAGCTTGCCAGTCATTACTTCGAAGCGAAGCTGCCGCTGCAATTCGATGAATACATCTGGATCGACCGGACCTCGGCCATACATCCGCTGGAAGTTCTGGAGGTCGAGGGAATGCCCGAAACATATCCGTTCGGAGTCTAAGATGCAGTATCAGACAATATTGTTGAGCCTCAATGACGAGCCGCGCGTGCCGAATCTCGTCAGTGCGGCGCTGTCACTCATGGGCGATAACGCGCACATCATCGGTCTTTACGCAATGCCGGCAGTGGTCCCTCCGCAGGAGATCATTGGCGCGGGAGACAGGTCGTGGCTGGATGAGCAACTGCGCGCGTTCGAGGAGCAGGCAGGGCGTGTAAAGAATAAATTTGAAGGTTTGTTCAAAGACCGTCCGGCAACCCATGAATGGCGCTTCGATAACTCGAGCTTCGATGCAACCGTTGCGGATTCGGTCATTGAGCACGGCCGTGCGGCAGATCTGATTGTTACGAGCCGGGCATCGAGAAACGGATGGATCGATGATGTTGCCGAACGGGCTGCCATCGAGAGCGGGCGTCCGGTTATCGTTCTACCGGAAGAAGGCGACTTGCTATCGATTGGCACGGAAATCACCATCGCCTGGAAAAGTTCGAAAGAGGCGGCACGCGCTGTTTTCGATGCTTTGCCATTGCTGCGCAAAGCGCGACACGTGCGCCTTCTGACCGTTGTCGAAGATGGCATCGATGCTGATCGTGCTTCCAGAGCCCAGCTCGTGGCCTCGCTCTCGAGGCACGGCGTCGAGGCCGAGATCGAATCCATCCCGAAGATCGGGTTGTCCCCCGGAGATGC encodes the following:
- a CDS encoding universal stress protein gives rise to the protein MQYQTILLSLNDEPRVPNLVSAALSLMGDNAHIIGLYAMPAVVPPQEIIGAGDRSWLDEQLRAFEEQAGRVKNKFEGLFKDRPATHEWRFDNSSFDATVADSVIEHGRAADLIVTSRASRNGWIDDVAERAAIESGRPVIVLPEEGDLLSIGTEITIAWKSSKEAARAVFDALPLLRKARHVRLLTVVEDGIDADRASRAQLVASLSRHGVEAEIESIPKIGLSPGDALLDYAKRRNQNLLVMGLYGHSRFREFFLGGASRDVLSDVSVPVLLSH